One genomic region from Oryzias melastigma strain HK-1 linkage group LG19, ASM292280v2, whole genome shotgun sequence encodes:
- the timp2a gene encoding metalloproteinase inhibitor 2a yields MPFSVNGILGTLALLLLLWRPEEQAEACSCAPVHPQEAFCHADVVIRAKVVGEREVISGNDIYGNPIKRIQYDIKQIKMFKGPNQDIEAVFTAPVSAVCGVTLDATGKKEYLISGKAEADGSMHVTLCDYIMLWDSLSATQKKSLSHRYQMGCDCKIVRCPSLPCSISAPEECLWTDLMIEKQVHGRQANHYACVKRADGSCSWYRGVAPPKKEFLDAEDP; encoded by the exons ATGCCGTTCTCCGTTAACGGCATCCTCGGGACGCtggcgctgctgctgctgctgtggcgGCCGGAGGAGCAGGCGGAGGCGTGCAGCTGCGCCCCCGTCCATCCGCAGGAAGCCTTCTGCCACGCCGATGTGG TGATTCGTGCCAAAGTGGTTGGAGAAAGAGAGGTGATCTCTGGGAACGACATCTATGGAAACCCCATCAAGAGGATCCAGTATGATATCAAACAAATCAAg ATGTTCAAGGGGCCCAACCAGGACATCGAGGCCGTCTTCACTGCTCCGGTTTCTGCCGTCTGCGGCGTTACCCTGGATGCCACCGGAAAGAAAGAGTACCTGATCTCAG GCAAGGCGGAGGCCGACGGGAGCATGCACGTGACCCTGTGCGATTACATCATGCTGTGGGACTCCTTGAGCGCCACTCAGAAGAAGAGCCTCAGCCATCGCTACCAGATGGGCTGTGACTGCAAG atcGTCCGCTGTCCTTCCCTCCCCTGCTCGATTTCGGCTCCGGAGGAGTGTCTGTGGACGGACCTGATGATTGAGAAGCAGGTGCACGGACGCCAGGCCAACCACTACGCCTGCGTCAAGAGGGCGGACGGCTCCTGCTCCTGGTACCGCGGTGTCGCACCACCAAAGAAAGAGTTCTTGGACGCTGAGGACCCTTAG